The following coding sequences lie in one Heyndrickxia oleronia genomic window:
- a CDS encoding ArsR/SmtB family transcription factor — MQETLPDIERTSKVLKLLGDKTRLTMVALLMKRELCVCEFQEVFDMTQPSISQHLRKLKDSDLVKESRKGQWIYYSLNKSSEFYRLINYVTTQIPDQEETIKQIDKSNPTIRCGC; from the coding sequence ATGCAAGAAACATTACCCGATATTGAACGTACATCAAAAGTTCTTAAATTACTTGGTGATAAAACAAGATTAACAATGGTTGCTTTATTAATGAAACGCGAATTATGCGTATGTGAATTTCAGGAAGTTTTCGATATGACCCAACCATCTATTAGTCAACATTTACGTAAATTAAAGGATTCTGATCTAGTAAAAGAATCACGAAAAGGGCAATGGATCTATTATTCATTGAATAAAAGTAGTGAGTTCTATCGCCTCATTAATTATGTAACGACGCAAATACCTGACCAAGAAGAAACCATTAAACAAATTGATAAGAGTAATCCAACCATCCGCTGCGGTTGTTAA
- a CDS encoding DUF1541 domain-containing protein produces MMYQKFIIGIVALMLIFALTACGKSNDSTDNKKLDMGSKPASSVTKEHMEHSSSGEVPNGLKVAEHPTYKIGDKVILKTDHMNGMKDAEATISGAFDTTAYVVTYTPTTGGPKVENHKWVIQEEIKDAGKKTLKPGTEVTLEADHMKGMKGASAEIVSSEKTTVYMVDYTPTTGGPVVKNHKWVTEDEVTAK; encoded by the coding sequence ATTATGTACCAAAAATTCATAATAGGAATTGTTGCGTTAATGCTAATCTTTGCGTTAACAGCATGTGGAAAAAGCAATGACTCAACAGATAATAAAAAATTGGACATGGGATCTAAGCCTGCTAGCAGTGTGACTAAGGAGCACATGGAACACTCAAGTTCTGGTGAAGTTCCAAACGGCTTAAAGGTAGCTGAACATCCAACGTATAAAATAGGAGATAAAGTGATACTTAAAACAGATCATATGAATGGAATGAAGGATGCTGAAGCAACTATTTCAGGAGCTTTTGATACCACTGCATATGTAGTTACATATACTCCGACCACTGGTGGACCGAAAGTAGAAAATCATAAATGGGTTATCCAAGAGGAAATCAAAGATGCAGGAAAGAAGACATTGAAACCTGGAACAGAAGTTACCTTAGAAGCAGATCATATGAAGGGAATGAAAGGTGCGAGTGCTGAAATCGTCTCTTCGGAAAAAACGACCGTCTATATGGTCGATTACACACCGACAACTGGTGGTCCTGTGGTAAAGAATCATAAATGGGTAACTGAAGATGAAGTAACTGCTAAATAA
- a CDS encoding multidrug effflux MFS transporter — MKKYATPSLFLMIVLVAFPQISETIYTPSLPDISVAFGVSNNSVQLTLSIYFIGFALGVFCWGWLSDFIGRRPAMLGGLVFYGIGSLMCYYSESITLLLVSRFIQAFGAATGSVITQTILRESVTGSKRHEMFAKISAVIAFTPAIGPIIGGWVDQAFGFKAVFFVLVAMSVLLFIYAYFRLSETTNALTRKRVPIFSVIKRIVSSPRVLVYGLLIGGINGILFSYYAEAPFIFIEHFHMSPGIYGFLGVIVAFASIIGAMISKRLLTKFQPEKIIHLGCFIMSIGSLLLLLLINTFTTLPNIVLTGGILTTIFIMLMGAGVALPNCLSLALVDFHDVVGTAGAIFSLGYYLLVSLVTSGMSFLHNGSLFMMPFYFLILSVMMWALCRKFILKQ, encoded by the coding sequence ATGAAAAAATATGCAACACCATCTTTATTTTTAATGATTGTACTTGTGGCTTTTCCACAAATAAGTGAAACAATTTATACACCATCATTACCGGATATTTCTGTGGCATTCGGAGTTTCAAATAATTCTGTACAGTTAACTTTAAGTATCTATTTTATAGGGTTTGCTTTGGGCGTTTTCTGTTGGGGATGGCTCTCTGACTTTATTGGACGAAGACCTGCGATGTTAGGCGGTTTAGTTTTTTATGGAATTGGGAGTTTAATGTGTTATTACTCTGAATCTATTACTTTGCTTCTTGTTAGTCGATTCATTCAAGCCTTTGGGGCAGCTACGGGCTCTGTCATTACACAAACAATTTTACGTGAAAGTGTAACTGGCAGTAAAAGGCATGAGATGTTTGCGAAAATATCTGCAGTAATTGCCTTTACACCTGCAATTGGACCAATTATTGGCGGTTGGGTTGATCAGGCGTTTGGGTTTAAGGCTGTATTTTTTGTCCTAGTTGCAATGAGTGTTTTGTTGTTTATTTATGCTTATTTTAGGCTATCCGAAACAACGAATGCTTTAACTAGAAAAAGGGTCCCTATTTTTTCAGTTATCAAGCGAATTGTCTCATCACCACGAGTATTAGTCTATGGATTGCTGATCGGTGGAATAAATGGGATATTATTTAGTTATTATGCTGAGGCTCCCTTTATCTTTATTGAACATTTTCACATGTCTCCGGGAATCTATGGTTTTTTAGGAGTTATCGTGGCTTTTGCATCTATTATAGGAGCTATGATTTCAAAAAGACTGTTAACCAAATTCCAACCAGAGAAAATTATTCACCTTGGCTGTTTCATTATGTCTATCGGATCTCTATTATTATTATTATTAATCAACACGTTCACAACTCTACCCAATATAGTATTGACGGGAGGTATTTTGACGACCATTTTTATCATGCTAATGGGTGCGGGTGTGGCTTTACCAAATTGTTTAAGTCTTGCCCTCGTAGACTTTCATGATGTTGTTGGGACTGCTGGAGCTATTTTTAGTCTTGGCTATTATTTGTTGGTTAGTTTAGTAACATCGGGGATGAGTTTTCTTCATAATGGATCATTGTTTATGATGCCATTTTATTTCTTGATATTAAGTGTGATGATGTGGGCACTTTGTAGAAAGTTTATTTTAAAACAATAA